One stretch of Candidatus Margulisiibacteriota bacterium DNA includes these proteins:
- a CDS encoding tetratricopeptide repeat protein produces MKKPKKPKKEKIFYGLGLLTALAIAAALSVYLLFFTAPGAPPTAEKYNASGLHKYEAGNYNGAIKEYTKAIQVNPQDKVSYFGRANAYLQIYLYQKSLLDYNKAIKLDPDNPAYYTNRANAYYGLENYQATLADYDRAIKLNPRDGKLYQRRAFLKEKNFKASQKELAADWKKAIDLGIEDEHVFISYGSYLNNNLQNYEAARTCFQKALKVNPHNGLAKQNLEITLENIRAKKANQL; encoded by the coding sequence ATGAAAAAGCCCAAAAAGCCAAAAAAAGAAAAAATATTTTACGGGCTCGGCTTGCTGACCGCGCTGGCAATCGCCGCGGCGCTCAGCGTTTATCTGCTGTTTTTTACCGCGCCCGGCGCGCCGCCTACCGCGGAAAAATATAACGCCAGCGGTTTGCATAAATACGAGGCTGGCAATTACAACGGCGCGATCAAAGAATACACCAAAGCCATTCAAGTTAATCCTCAAGATAAGGTGAGTTATTTTGGCCGTGCCAACGCTTATCTGCAAATTTATCTCTACCAAAAATCGCTGCTGGACTACAACAAAGCGATCAAGCTGGACCCGGACAATCCGGCGTATTACACCAACCGCGCCAACGCGTATTACGGGCTGGAAAACTATCAAGCCACGCTGGCGGATTATGACCGCGCGATCAAACTTAATCCCCGGGACGGCAAGCTGTATCAAAGACGCGCTTTTCTCAAAGAAAAAAATTTCAAGGCCAGTCAAAAAGAATTGGCGGCGGACTGGAAAAAAGCCATTGATCTCGGCATTGAAGATGAGCATGTTTTTATCAGCTACGGCAGCTACCTAAATAATAATCTGCAGAATTACGAAGCCGCGCGGACTTGTTTTCAAAAGGCGTTAAAGGTCAATCCGCATAACGGTCTGGCCAAACAAAATCTGGAGATCACGCTGGAAAATATTCGGGCTAAAAAAGCCAATCAGCTTTAA
- a CDS encoding zinc ribbon domain-containing protein, whose product MASTQRKCPACKKLLNLEAKFCNFCGQKQTPLGSVPPDPVDKKFLSAAELEISKNNLAEQPALEIVRFLEHANKYLRQAALEIFWQKSSAAEKKQLLQERLDSTEFAVSLLDLQPDWAELFAGLWTRASADPWLVYKYLRWGQKRGYTLPPDTVKYLESTADQHLRQLIKK is encoded by the coding sequence ATGGCCAGCACGCAGAGAAAATGTCCCGCCTGTAAAAAACTCCTCAATCTGGAGGCTAAGTTTTGCAATTTTTGCGGACAAAAACAAACGCCGCTGGGTTCCGTGCCGCCGGATCCGGTGGACAAAAAATTTTTATCCGCCGCCGAGCTGGAAATCAGTAAAAATAATCTCGCCGAACAGCCCGCGCTGGAGATCGTCCGGTTTTTAGAACACGCCAATAAATATTTGCGGCAGGCCGCTCTGGAAATCTTTTGGCAAAAAAGCAGCGCGGCGGAAAAAAAACAGCTGCTCCAGGAGCGGCTGGACAGCACGGAATTTGCGGTCAGTCTGCTGGATCTGCAGCCGGACTGGGCGGAGCTCTTTGCCGGCTTGTGGACCCGCGCCTCGGCAGATCCCTGGCTGGTTTACAAATATCTGCGCTGGGGACAAAAACGCGGCTATACGCTGCCGCCGGACACCGTCAAATATTTGGAATCCACCGCCGACCAGCATTTGCGGCAGCTAATAAAAAAATAA